In one window of Burkholderiales bacterium DNA:
- a CDS encoding putative 2-aminoethylphosphonate ABC transporter permease subunit — protein MHWHDRLAQGLLVVCCAALALCLIGPLAMILVKSVQDKDGAFIGFALFREYFATPALQQSVWNTLWVATTVTLVTVPLAFAYAYALTRSCMPGKTVFRVIALTPILAPSLMSAISFIQWFGTQGLLKGLLFGASVYGPIGIILSSVYATFPHALMIVLTALLLADGRLYEAAESLRTPTWRRFFTITLPGAKYGLVSATMVVFSYTVSDFGIPKVIGGSFDVLAIDIFKQVIGQQNFNKGAVVSLVLLLPVLFAFTVDWIMRRRLQAQFSSRAVPYVPRPSPGFDRAMLAFCSLVALFLLAVLGMAVYTSFIKLWPYDLSFSLRHYVYGLIDAGVIVDYFNSLKMAFYSALFGTVFIFAVAYLLEKTRGMATLKGFVRLVATIPMAVPGLVLGLGYIFFFNHPDNPLNGLYGTMTILVLSTIVHYYTSSHMTAVTALKAMDDEFESVSASLKVPFYRTFFRVTVPVCLPAVLDIGRYLFVNGMVTISAAVFLYAPDTRVASVAILNMDEAGEIGAAAGMATLIVASSTAVCVLYAIVTRVLLRRTQAWRAAART, from the coding sequence ATGCATTGGCACGACCGGCTCGCGCAGGGCCTCCTCGTCGTGTGCTGCGCCGCGCTCGCGCTGTGCCTGATCGGGCCGCTCGCGATGATCCTGGTGAAGAGCGTCCAGGACAAGGACGGCGCGTTCATCGGCTTCGCGCTGTTCCGCGAGTACTTCGCGACACCCGCCCTGCAGCAGTCGGTCTGGAACACGCTTTGGGTCGCGACCACGGTGACGCTCGTCACCGTGCCGCTCGCGTTCGCCTACGCCTACGCGCTCACGCGCTCGTGCATGCCGGGCAAGACGGTCTTCCGCGTGATCGCGCTGACGCCGATCCTCGCGCCGTCGCTCATGTCGGCGATCTCGTTCATCCAGTGGTTCGGCACGCAGGGCCTGCTCAAGGGGCTCCTGTTCGGCGCTTCGGTCTACGGCCCGATCGGCATCATCCTGTCGTCCGTCTACGCGACCTTTCCGCATGCGCTGATGATCGTGCTGACCGCGCTGCTGCTCGCCGACGGCCGGCTCTACGAGGCCGCCGAATCGCTGCGCACGCCGACCTGGCGGCGGTTCTTCACGATCACGCTGCCGGGCGCCAAGTACGGCCTGGTCAGCGCGACGATGGTGGTGTTCTCCTACACGGTCAGCGACTTCGGCATCCCGAAGGTGATCGGCGGCAGTTTCGACGTGCTCGCGATCGACATCTTCAAGCAGGTGATCGGCCAGCAGAACTTCAACAAGGGCGCGGTGGTGAGCCTGGTGCTGCTGCTCCCGGTCCTGTTCGCGTTCACCGTCGACTGGATCATGCGGCGGCGCCTGCAGGCCCAGTTCTCGTCGCGGGCGGTGCCCTACGTTCCGAGGCCGTCGCCGGGTTTCGACCGGGCGATGCTCGCCTTCTGCTCGCTGGTGGCGCTCTTCCTGCTCGCCGTGCTCGGCATGGCGGTCTACACGTCGTTCATCAAGCTCTGGCCCTACGACCTGTCGTTCAGCCTGCGCCACTACGTCTACGGGCTGATCGACGCGGGCGTGATCGTCGACTACTTCAACAGCCTGAAGATGGCGTTCTATTCGGCGCTCTTCGGCACCGTGTTCATCTTCGCCGTCGCCTATCTGCTGGAGAAGACCCGCGGCATGGCGACCCTGAAGGGATTCGTGCGGCTCGTCGCGACCATCCCGATGGCGGTGCCGGGCCTGGTGCTGGGCCTGGGCTACATCTTCTTCTTCAACCACCCGGACAATCCGTTGAACGGGCTCTACGGCACGATGACGATCCTCGTGCTCTCGACGATCGTCCACTACTACACGTCGAGCCACATGACCGCGGTCACGGCGCTGAAGGCGATGGACGACGAGTTCGAGTCGGTGTCGGCCTCGCTCAAGGTGCCGTTCTACCGGACCTTCTTCCGCGTGACGGTGCCGGTGTGCCTGCCGGCGGTCCTCGACATCGGCCGCTACCTGTTCGTCAACGGCATGGTGACGATCTCCGCGGCGGTCTTCCTCTACGCGCCCGACACGCGCGTCGCCTCGGTGGCGATCCTCAACATGGACGAGGCGGGCGAGATCGGCGCCGCGGCGGGCATGGCGACGCTGATCGTCGCGTCGTCCACCGCGGTGTGCGTCCTCTACGCGATCGTCACGCGGGTGCTGCTCCGCCGCACCCAGGCCTGGCGCGCGGCCGCGCGGACCTGA